In Campylobacter sp. MIT 99-7217, a genomic segment contains:
- a CDS encoding type II toxin-antitoxin system HicB family antitoxin: MKDLEYYLNLPYEIIVRKLSTKEGGGYFARYKDFPYIMGDGQNESEAIKDAKEAFKTAIALMLEKNDYIKEPNNDEAKVRINITMSKSLIEAIDKITTNRSKFLSDLVARALN, encoded by the coding sequence ATGAAAGATTTAGAATATTATTTAAATTTACCTTATGAAATTATCGTGCGAAAATTAAGCACAAAAGAGGGTGGTGGGTATTTTGCAAGATATAAGGATTTTCCTTATATTATGGGTGATGGACAAAATGAAAGCGAAGCAATAAAAGACGCTAAAGAAGCTTTTAAGACAGCTATTGCTCTAATGCTCGAGAAAAATGATTATATCAAAGAGCCAAATAATGATGAAGCTAAGGTGCGTATTAATATCACTATGTCAAAAAGCCTCATTGAAGCTATTGATAAAATTACTACGAATAGAAGTAAATTTTTAAGTGATTTAGTAGCTAGGGCTTTAAATTAA
- a CDS encoding type II toxin-antitoxin system HicA family toxin has product MSKKEKLLKELKNNPYNVRFEVIKNLLESYGYESFNKGSSHFQFRKAGKELITIPFNRPLKAIYVKIVLKAIKEDK; this is encoded by the coding sequence ATGAGTAAAAAAGAAAAGCTTTTAAAAGAACTTAAAAACAATCCTTATAATGTTCGTTTTGAGGTCATTAAAAATTTGCTTGAAAGTTATGGTTATGAAAGCTTTAATAAAGGTTCATCACATTTTCAGTTTAGAAAAGCTGGAAAAGAACTTATAACAATTCCTTTTAACCGCCCATTAAAAGCTATATATGTTAAAATAGTATTAAAAGCCATTAAGGAGGATAAATGA
- the dnaG gene encoding DNA primase — MILNLEEIKTRADILEVVEHFLPLQKSNGMYKALCPFHDERTPSFMISPRKNMFYCFGCGVGGDSFKFVQNYKHLSFEEAVKEVASICRISVLESENKKQISTKLLYEVFENVNNFFIQSLLEREDILEYIKQRGLNEEDIKRFDLGYFSGAGKLARYLTGLGQIKLALKLGIIYEKNGKFFSPLEKRLIFGIRNAVHKIVAFSGRFLGKNENNEAKYINSKESELYKKSFVLYNLSHAKTSLCKFKEVIITEGYFDTIACVKLGFLNAVATCGTAFTLSHLALLLKMEHELSFILCFDKDKAGVNANLKTLKMLFKEGIFKAKVRYLRSKKLKDFGDLLLQENLILNEAYIDIDGFEYFCKMNLKECGEDKDKIHAFFKEVEALINAQANFFLKDELRQKASEYFKCDKKHFELQKSGSVKEANFSLEALVLKNIIGDEEKAYVAKQYLEPFHFKALAKNYEAFLKNDQEANLKIALDESLKELNREDFALCIKELVKSELKTRLDEAKRLKNVSLIIELKQRLLKL, encoded by the coding sequence ATGATACTTAATTTAGAAGAAATTAAGACTAGAGCTGACATTTTAGAGGTGGTAGAGCATTTTTTGCCCCTGCAAAAAAGCAATGGCATGTATAAAGCACTTTGCCCCTTTCATGATGAAAGAACGCCCTCTTTCATGATAAGCCCACGAAAAAATATGTTTTATTGCTTTGGGTGCGGCGTGGGAGGAGATAGCTTTAAATTCGTGCAAAATTACAAGCATTTAAGCTTTGAAGAAGCGGTTAAGGAAGTAGCTAGCATTTGCAGGATAAGCGTTTTAGAAAGCGAAAACAAAAAGCAAATAAGCACAAAGCTACTTTACGAAGTGTTTGAAAATGTGAATAATTTTTTCATTCAAAGCCTTTTAGAGCGAGAGGATATTTTAGAATATATCAAGCAAAGGGGCTTAAATGAAGAAGATATCAAGCGTTTTGATTTGGGTTATTTTAGTGGGGCTGGTAAATTAGCAAGATATTTAACAGGCTTAGGGCAAATCAAACTCGCCCTAAAACTTGGCATAATATATGAAAAAAATGGCAAATTTTTCTCTCCTTTAGAAAAAAGGCTTATTTTTGGCATAAGAAACGCGGTCCATAAAATAGTAGCTTTTTCAGGTCGCTTTTTAGGAAAAAACGAAAACAACGAAGCAAAATACATCAACTCAAAAGAAAGCGAGCTTTATAAAAAAAGCTTTGTTTTGTATAATCTGAGCCACGCAAAAACAAGCCTTTGCAAATTTAAAGAAGTCATCATCACGGAAGGGTATTTTGACACCATAGCCTGCGTTAAGCTTGGCTTTTTAAACGCAGTGGCAACTTGTGGCACGGCTTTTACGCTCTCGCACCTAGCCTTGCTTTTAAAAATGGAGCATGAGCTAAGTTTTATCTTGTGTTTTGATAAGGACAAGGCTGGAGTGAATGCAAATTTAAAAACGCTTAAAATGCTTTTTAAAGAGGGGATTTTCAAAGCGAAAGTGCGTTATTTAAGATCTAAAAAGCTCAAAGACTTTGGGGATTTGCTTTTGCAAGAAAATTTAATTTTAAATGAGGCTTACATTGACATTGACGGCTTTGAGTATTTTTGCAAGATGAACTTAAAAGAATGTGGCGAGGACAAGGACAAAATCCATGCCTTTTTTAAGGAAGTAGAAGCCTTGATAAACGCACAGGCTAATTTTTTCTTAAAAGATGAGTTAAGGCAAAAAGCAAGCGAGTATTTTAAGTGCGACAAAAAGCATTTTGAGCTTCAAAAAAGCGGATCAGTTAAGGAGGCTAATTTTTCTTTAGAAGCTCTTGTTTTAAAAAATATTATAGGCGATGAAGAAAAGGCGTATGTTGCTAAGCAGTATTTAGAGCCTTTTCATTTTAAGGCTTTGGCTAAAAACTATGAAGCTTTTTTAAAAAATGATCAAGAAGCAAATTTAAAAATAGCTCTTGATGAGAGCTTAAAAGAGCTAAATAGAGAGGATTTTGCACTTTGCATTAAAGAGCTTGTAAAAAGCGAGTTAAAAACAAGGCTAGATGAAGCAAAAAGGCTTAAAAATGTAAGTTTGATCATAGAGCTTAAACAAAGGCTTTTAAAGCTTTAA
- a CDS encoding DnaB-like helicase C-terminal domain-containing protein — protein sequence MLEKEILRSFIEYPDLIDEFLDKISLKAFSNEALYYLKIINELKDKKLLSLSVFLENVPRAKQSEDFFIELISANVNPLVCDLIPLLVKKYQLEMQEKIAQKLLSGVNANEVLELDLLSKEMEIENKSIKNLNEWLKYYENKPKLAKTPTNLSFIDNAFNGGFELGQLMLISGDAEAGKTTLALQILENISKSKKVAFFSFEFSVDSYLKSVEEQKKKLIKDHIFIINDGYDINEIVANIKRLYKLGVRFFLIDSQMRIEVNSKGFSNMEEKESFKFSSLAKLCHSLEIFIMLIIQTSKTDKDSPTGSKKGEHEASIILRIEKNPPDKRDYSQKESEFDEFSRSLILKKNKQNGKHFKGKIAFNPATRLFSDYESKVKKTEYVDMDDIQKELKTNLDVDIF from the coding sequence ATGTTAGAAAAAGAAATATTAAGAAGTTTTATCGAATATCCTGATTTGATTGACGAGTTTTTAGACAAAATCTCTTTAAAAGCCTTTTCAAATGAGGCTTTGTATTATTTAAAAATCATCAATGAGCTAAAAGATAAAAAGCTTTTATCTTTGAGCGTGTTTTTAGAAAATGTGCCAAGAGCTAAGCAAAGTGAGGATTTTTTCATTGAATTAATTTCTGCAAATGTCAATCCTTTAGTGTGTGATTTAATCCCACTTTTGGTTAAAAAATACCAACTTGAAATGCAAGAAAAAATCGCACAAAAGCTTTTAAGTGGGGTTAATGCTAATGAAGTTTTAGAGCTTGATTTGTTAAGCAAGGAAATGGAAATTGAAAACAAAAGCATTAAAAATTTAAATGAGTGGCTCAAATATTATGAAAACAAGCCAAAGCTAGCCAAAACGCCTACAAATTTAAGTTTTATTGATAATGCCTTTAATGGAGGCTTTGAGCTGGGTCAGCTTATGCTGATTAGCGGGGACGCTGAGGCTGGAAAGACAACCTTAGCCTTGCAAATACTAGAAAACATAAGCAAAAGCAAAAAAGTAGCCTTTTTTTCTTTTGAATTTAGCGTGGATAGCTATTTAAAAAGCGTTGAAGAACAAAAGAAAAAATTAATCAAAGATCATATTTTCATCATTAACGATGGCTATGATATTAATGAGATAGTCGCAAACATTAAAAGGCTTTACAAGCTGGGTGTGAGATTTTTTTTGATCGATAGTCAAATGAGAATAGAGGTTAATTCTAAAGGCTTTTCAAACATGGAAGAAAAAGAAAGCTTTAAATTTAGCTCCTTAGCCAAGCTTTGCCATTCTTTAGAAATTTTCATCATGCTCATCATTCAAACCTCAAAAACGGACAAAGACAGCCCAACAGGAAGCAAAAAAGGCGAACACGAGGCAAGCATTATTTTACGCATTGAAAAAAATCCCCCTGATAAGAGGGATTATTCACAAAAAGAAAGTGAATTTGATGAGTTTAGCAGGTCCTTAATTTTAAAGAAAAACAAACAAAACGGCAAGCATTTTAAGGGCAAAATAGCTTTTAATCCAGCCACAAGGCTTTTTAGTGATTATGAAAGCAAGGTTAAAAAAACTGAGTATGTAGATATGGACGATATCCAAAAAGAGCTTAAGACAAATTTAGATGTGGATATATTTTAG
- the tnpA gene encoding IS200/IS605 family transposase, with protein METKYNKNQHSVYLLQYHFILVVKYRRKVLNDEICKRLREIFEYIALNPRYSLKVIEFNHDIDHLHILFEAEPKSELVKFINAYKSASSRLIKQEFTYIRQFLWKEYFWSRSYFLATTGGVSLEVLKKYVENQGVKKDGENLDRRTKAYRNI; from the coding sequence ATGGAAACGAAATATAATAAAAATCAACATTCAGTATATCTACTACAATATCACTTCATACTTGTTGTAAAGTATCGTAGAAAAGTGCTAAATGATGAGATATGCAAAAGACTTAGAGAAATTTTTGAATACATTGCATTAAATCCTAGATATAGTCTTAAAGTAATAGAATTTAATCACGACATAGATCATTTGCATATACTTTTTGAAGCAGAGCCAAAAAGCGAGCTAGTAAAATTCATTAATGCTTATAAATCAGCTTCAAGCAGACTAATTAAACAAGAATTTACTTACATAAGACAATTTTTGTGGAAAGAATACTTTTGGAGCAGAAGTTATTTTTTAGCTACAACAGGTGGAGTAAGCTTAGAAGTCTTAAAAAAATATGTAGAAAATCAAGGCGTTAAAAAAGATGGTGAAAACTTAGATAGACGCACAAAGGCATATAGGAATATCTAA
- a CDS encoding RNA-guided endonuclease TnpB family protein gives MQITKGFKYRIYPNVEQAKALDHQCFIYNQAFNICLNLWKKDYEANKDLPKEQKKYLKAVEYDRLVKLALKQRELPFKSVTTQQARVNFLQAIKRALSKEILAERKRAIQKASTPKQKAKALNIGFPNFKNSKLAKQSFNWNNQGYQILESNNKHFKIFKLMNMPLKMRYHRDLPKEYKLNQITISKSNDKYYISLSITYKQEVKQLDKQNLDSNKCVGIDLNINDIALSNGELIKTLSKKINAKKYDTTFKRLQRKQSRRILKAKECKSKLGSNFKKTQKQLNKIYERSSNIKRDSYHKITTKLTKEFDLIVVEALKNKNMTKRAKLKNVKAKSGLNKWILNTSFYQFTQMLEYKQKHNGKFFVKVNPQYTSKACNVCGNIKDNLTLQDRVYTCEECQTTIHRDINASLNILERGLKSFGLGISLLDYKTSALQLQV, from the coding sequence ATGCAAATCACAAAAGGCTTTAAATATAGAATCTACCCAAATGTAGAACAAGCAAAAGCATTAGATCATCAATGTTTCATATATAATCAAGCCTTTAATATCTGTTTAAATCTATGGAAAAAAGATTACGAAGCTAACAAAGACTTACCAAAAGAGCAAAAGAAATATCTTAAGGCAGTTGAATACGATAGATTAGTAAAACTTGCCTTAAAACAAAGAGAGTTACCTTTTAAATCAGTAACCACCCAACAAGCAAGAGTAAATTTTTTACAAGCTATCAAAAGAGCATTGAGTAAAGAGATACTAGCAGAACGCAAAAGAGCAATACAAAAAGCCTCAACACCAAAACAAAAAGCTAAGGCATTAAACATAGGTTTTCCAAATTTTAAAAATTCTAAACTTGCTAAACAAAGCTTTAATTGGAACAATCAAGGCTATCAAATATTAGAATCTAACAATAAGCACTTTAAAATTTTTAAACTAATGAATATGCCTTTAAAAATGCGTTATCATAGAGACTTGCCAAAAGAGTATAAGCTTAATCAAATTACTATTTCAAAAAGCAATGATAAATACTATATTTCATTGAGTATCACCTATAAACAAGAAGTAAAGCAACTAGATAAACAAAATCTAGATTCTAATAAATGCGTAGGAATAGATTTAAATATAAATGATATAGCCTTAAGCAATGGAGAGTTAATTAAAACATTATCTAAGAAAATCAATGCAAAAAAATACGATACTACTTTTAAAAGACTACAAAGAAAACAATCACGCAGAATCTTAAAAGCAAAAGAATGTAAATCAAAGCTAGGGAGTAATTTTAAAAAAACACAAAAACAACTCAATAAAATCTATGAAAGGAGTAGCAATATCAAAAGAGATAGTTATCATAAGATAACTACAAAACTTACTAAAGAATTTGATTTGATAGTAGTTGAAGCACTTAAAAATAAGAATATGACTAAAAGAGCTAAACTAAAAAATGTAAAAGCTAAAAGTGGCTTAAATAAGTGGATATTAAATACTTCATTCTATCAATTTACTCAAATGCTAGAATATAAGCAAAAGCATAATGGCAAATTCTTTGTAAAAGTAAATCCACAATATACAAGTAAAGCTTGTAATGTATGTGGAAATATAAAAGATAATCTAACACTACAAGATAGAGTATATACTTGTGAAGAATGTCAAACAACCATACATAGAGACATAAATGCTAGTTTAAATATCTTGGAGCGTGGATTAAAGTCATTTGGGTTAGGAATTAGCCTATTGGACTATAAAACTTCTGCTTTGCAGTTACAAGTATAG